One genomic region from Prunus persica cultivar Lovell chromosome G3, Prunus_persica_NCBIv2, whole genome shotgun sequence encodes:
- the LOC109948098 gene encoding DNA repair protein XRCC3 homolog: MTPQNLMLLPLSTPKLSIGCPILDDCLGDGIPCNSITELVGESGSGKIQLCLQLTVRAQLPPSHGGLGGSSVYVFTEFSFPFRRLQQLSNLYHASYPNLIRLEPLEDIYVHGVHDAQQLIHVLGDIEAFIAIDHTPLPVKLIVIDSIAALFQSQYQTTQADLKRRSEMFFNISGTLKGLANKFGLAVVVTNQVVDFIGPHDKVNGVRLGNLESLDTSGRRVSPALGLAWAHCINSRVFLARHEQSIEVNIRNAPSTSICSQTHRTFHLVFAPHLAYASAKFVIRKEGIVGVSQ, translated from the coding sequence ATgacaccccaaaacctcatgctCCTTCCTCTTTCAACCCCTAAATTATCCATTGGATGCCCAATACTAGATGACTGCTTGGGGGATGGGATACCCTGCAACTCCATAACAGAATTGGTAGGGGAGAGTGGTTCTGGGAAGATTCAGCTTTGTCTCCAACTTACGGTACGAGCTCAACTCCCACCCTCACATGGCGGACTAGGGGGCTCCTCCGTCTACGTATTCACAGAATTCAGCTTCCCATTTCGTCGATTGCAACAACTAAGCAACCTTTATCATGCATCATACCCCAACTTAATAAGGTTGGAGCCATTGGAAGACATATATGTTCATGGTGTTCATGATGCTCAACAACTCATCCATGTCCTTGGAGACATAGAAGCATTTATTGCCATTGATCACACCCCCCTGCCTGTGAAACTCATTGTCATTGATTCCATTGCTGCATTGTTCCAATCACAGTATCAGACAACACAAGCAGATTTGAAACGGCGGTCTGAAATGTTCTTCAACATATCTGGGACATTGAAGGGTTTAGCAAATAAGTTTGGGTTGGCGGTGGTTGTCACCAACCAAGTGGTTGATTTTATTGGGCCACATGATAAAGTGAATGGGGTGAGGTTGGGAAACTTGGAGTCCCTGGACACATCAGGCAGACGGGTGAGTCCAGCTTTGGGACTGGCTTGGGCACATTGCATAAATTCAAGAGTGTTCTTGGCAAGACATGAGCAATCTATTGAGGTTAACATTCGTAATGCTCCTTCAACAAGTATATGTAGTCAAACACATAGGACATTTCACCTTGTATTTGCCCCACATCTGGCCTATGCATCGGCCAAATTTGTAATCAGAAAAGAAGGTATAGTCGGAGTATCACAGTAA